The following proteins are encoded in a genomic region of Corylus avellana chromosome ca4, CavTom2PMs-1.0:
- the LOC132178641 gene encoding mitochondrial import receptor subunit TOM40-1-like: MATALNVPPTAPVTTPQQMKKEEEKVDYLNLPCPIPYEEIHREALMSLKPELFEGMRFDFNKGLSPKFSLSHSVFMGPMEIPSQSSETIKIPTAHYEFGANFIDPKLMLFGRILTDGRLNARLKCDLTENLTLKANAQLSSEPHMSHGMATFDYKGKDYRSQFQLGNGALFGANYIQSVTPHLSFGGEVFWAGQHRKSGIGYAARYNTEKMVATGQVASTGLVALSYVQKVSEKVSLASDFMYNYMSRDVTASFGYDYILRQCRLRGKIDSNGVAAAFLEERLNMGLNFILSAELDHSKKDYKFGFGLTVGE, encoded by the exons ATGGCGACGGCACTGAACGTTCCTCCAACAGCTCCTGTTACGACGCCGCAGCAGatgaagaaagaggaagagaaagtgGATTACTTGAACCTCCCTTGTCCTATTCCCTACGAGGAGATCCACCGTGAAGCTCTCA TGTCTTTAAAGCCAGAACTATTTGAAGGGATGCGCTTTGATTTTAACAAGGGACTCAGTCCGAAGTTCTCACTAAGTCACAG TGTGTTCATGGGACCAATGGAGATTCCTTCACAATCTTCTGAAACCATCAAAATCCCTACTGCTCACTATGAGTTTGGTGCCAACTTTATTGACCCAAAG TTGATGCTTTTTGGGAGAATACTGACTGATGGGAGGCTCAATGCAAGACTGAAGTGTGATTTAACTGAAAATCTTACACTGAAGGCTAATGCTCAG CTTTCAAGTGAGCCACATATGTCACATGGCATGGCTACTTTTGATTACAAG GGCAAAGACTACAGGTCCCAGTTTCAACTAGGAAATGGTGCCTTATTTGGAGCAAATTATATTCAG AGTGTGACCCCACATTTGTCTTTTGGTGGTGAAGTGTTTTGGGCTGGTCAGCATCGGAAGTCTGGTATTGGTTACGCTGCTCGATACAATACGGAGAAGATG GTTGCCACAGGTCAAGTTGCAAGTACAGGATTGGTTGCGCTGAGCTATGTTCAGAAGGTATCGGAGAAG gtTTCTCTAGCATCAGACTTCATGTACAATTACATGTCAAGAGATGTCACTGCCAGTTTTGGTTATGATTACATCCTTCGACAG TGCCGCCTCAGAGGGAAGATTGATTCCAATGGTGTTGCGGCTGCTTTTCTGGAAGAACGGTTGAATATGGGTCTAAATTTTATACTTTCTGCAGAG CTTGATCACAGCAAGAAAGACTATAAATTTGGGTTTGGACTGACAGTGGGCGAGTAG